The Planctomicrobium piriforme DNA window AGCGATGCAGATCGAGGACCGACAGAATCGCCCCGCGATACTGCACCACTCCCCTGATGAACGAGGGAGCGCCGGGCACCGGACTATAGTGATCGAGCGGCAGGATCTGAAGAACGAAGCGGGCAGCGATGCCAAAATGCTCTCCGCCGGTGGTGAACGTGACGACAGCAGTTTCGCGTCCGGGACTCGTGGGAACGGCCACCGGGGCCCGAAAGGCCAAAGCCCGTTGCTGCAGGCGTTCGGCGAGCGCGACGGAGTTCGACTGCTTCGCATCCAGATTCTCACGAATGCGCGAAAGTTGAGCCCGCAGGTCGTCCCAGGGAGTATGCAGTTCAGCGGCGGTCAAGCAGAGGCTCCCTGCAGCAGTAAGGCCAGTTCACGCAGGCGACCATAGCAGACGCCGTCGCCATATTCGACGAGTTCGGCAGGGTCGCGGCCATCCATAAGTTTCATGGCAATTCCCAGGCTCCGGTCCGATTCGGCCTGTTGTCCCTGCTTCTGCTGAATCATTGCCAGATGGAAGTGAGTCAGCGCATGATTTCGGTCGAGGTACAGTGCGCGACGATAGGCCTGTTCAGCGATGTCAAGATGCCCCTGATCTTCGGCCAATCCCGCCTGCAGCAGATGAGCCTCAATCAGCAGCGGCTCGCGGCGCAAGCAATCTCCGAGTGCCCGCTGGGCGCCCTGCAAGTCAGCCACGCTCAGAAGTTCTCGCACTTTCTGCAGCGATCCATTCACGGCTGGCAACGGAACGTTGCTCTGAACTGGAACCGCAGGCTTCGTCGCCGTTTCTGGCTCGGACTGGGCGGCAAACGGCAATTCACACCACTCCGGCGTGTGATACCACTCTGGGAGGTCAGAACTGCCGGACCGGCCTGGAGCGCCTGCGACTCGCACCCGCAACGGCGCTCCGATCGGCGACACTTCAACTGCAGCATCCATCGGCTTCCGGAAGAATGTCGCTTGAGGAAGGCGATGCACTTCAAAACCGTCCGTCGCGGCATTGCTGACTTCCGTCTCCCCCAGCAGCAGCCAGCCGCCGGGCCGCAATGCCATCCGCAATCGTGCCAGAATCTCGGCCGTCACCTCCGGTTTGAAATAGATCGCCACATTGCGAAACAGAATGAGATCCAGTCCCAATGTGCCGTTCAGCGGCGAAGGGTAAACGTCCTTCACCAGATTCAGGTAATTGAACCGCACGCTGCGTTGAATTCGCGGCTGCACTCGAAACGCCTGTTTCTCCGGGATGAAATAGCGAGCGTCCTGGCAGATTGTTGTCTGGCGAAAAGACCAGGGACGATAGAGACCAGTACTGGCTTTCTGCAGAAACGCCGGATTGAGGTCCGTCCCCAAAATCGACACGTTCCAGGCGGGGTCTCCCTCCAGCAACTGATCCACCAGAATCGCCAGCGAATACGGCTCTTCCCCCGCGGCGCAACCGCAGCTCCACATCCGCAACGTCTGCTTGTCGGCATTCTCCTCAATCAGGGCCGGCAGCACGCGGTTGCTCAGGGCCTGCATGTGCCCTTCATTCCGCATAAAGAAGGACTCGCCGACTGTGAGTTCTGCCGTTACTTCTTCCAGTAACCTGGGGCGTTCAGGCGCCAGCAAGGCAAACGCCTCCCAGCTCACCTGAGGACGCCGTCTCGCGAGAACGCGGTCAATGGCATGCATCAACCGCGCCTGCCGCGCCCCTGAGAAGTCCATGCCGGTTTCGTCCTCGAACAGCCGCCGCAGATCGGTCTGCACGATCTGCGTGGACTGAACTGATGCGTGCGGGGGATTGGATGATGAATGTGGCATAGGACGGTCAAGACGGGTCGAACTCGGCGCGGAGTCTGCTCCTTAACATGAAATCGGCCATTCGCATTTCAATGCACAAGCAACTCGGCATCCGCCTGTTCGGAAAGCAGGTATTCGGGATCAATCACTCTCAATAATTCTCCGCGGTAATCCACCACGGCAGGCACCAGTTGAGTTGTCGCGTGAAGGTCTGATAAAGCGAAATCCGTGCCGGCCTCAAACTGCACCAGTTCCAGCGCTTCGTCCACTTCCAGCCCGACCAGACGGTTGCGGACTTGCAGACAGACAATATTCGGTTCCGCAGTCGCGGCAACCCGAGGCGTCTGCAACCGGGCAGCGCCATCGAGAACAGGAATCAGGTGTCCCCGGACAAACACCACGCCGCGAACGTACGGCGGGCACTGCACAATTGGCTCAATCGGCAGCGCTGGCAGGATCTCGGCGATTGCTGTGATCGGGATCGCGTGCAAAACGGAACCGATGCGCACGGAAAGATAGGTTCCCGCCCCGTTTTGCGGCTTCAGTAAGGCTGGGCTCATCGACGGTGGTCTTTCGATCCGAAACAGCAACTGGACGGCAGGCACTCAGGATACCGAAGCACTGCGGAATCGTCCTGTCGCCGTTCGATTGTACCGTCTGCCGAGTTGAGAAGAGGCCATGATTATCCCCACTCCGGAATTCGATCCCTTTTTCGCCGACGACGGGATCCCCTTCCAGCAGCGGATGCTGGCCTACATTCACCGAGAGTTTGGCGACTTGCTGGGACGGGAACTGAAACCGGTGGAACAGTTCTCCATGGATCAGACCATCACGCCCCCCGTCGCCTCTGAAATTCGCCAAAAGAGCACAGAACGCACCGCCGCCTAAATCGGCGGCCATTCGCTTCTGCCACTCCCCGCCGAGACCGAACGTTCCAAGCAAAAAGCCACCAGCATTTCGCGGGTGGCTTTTTTATTTCTCGAGTGGAGCCGATGGGAGTCGAACCCACGACCTCTGCATTGCGAACGCAGCGCTCTCCCAACTGAGCTACGGCCCCGATGGAATCGATTGTGAAGGGTGCGACCGTCAGTGTCCAGTGCGGGGGGAGGCGTGAGTCCAGAGCCGGACATTGGCTTGAGGCTTGAGACCTGAGGCG harbors:
- a CDS encoding chemotaxis protein CheW, with product MTAAELHTPWDDLRAQLSRIRENLDAKQSNSVALAERLQQRALAFRAPVAVPTSPGRETAVVTFTTGGEHFGIAARFVLQILPLDHYSPVPGAPSFIRGVVQYRGAILSVLDLHRLLNLPEQGLADLHQVLIVQAGGRQIAIAAGDVEDLRMIADDQIQSAPTMTDEFPSHWVLGICDTDRVLLRLDEILQDERLTAWRSASAGAR
- a CDS encoding CheR family methyltransferase, which produces MPHSSSNPPHASVQSTQIVQTDLRRLFEDETGMDFSGARQARLMHAIDRVLARRRPQVSWEAFALLAPERPRLLEEVTAELTVGESFFMRNEGHMQALSNRVLPALIEENADKQTLRMWSCGCAAGEEPYSLAILVDQLLEGDPAWNVSILGTDLNPAFLQKASTGLYRPWSFRQTTICQDARYFIPEKQAFRVQPRIQRSVRFNYLNLVKDVYPSPLNGTLGLDLILFRNVAIYFKPEVTAEILARLRMALRPGGWLLLGETEVSNAATDGFEVHRLPQATFFRKPMDAAVEVSPIGAPLRVRVAGAPGRSGSSDLPEWYHTPEWCELPFAAQSEPETATKPAVPVQSNVPLPAVNGSLQKVRELLSVADLQGAQRALGDCLRREPLLIEAHLLQAGLAEDQGHLDIAEQAYRRALYLDRNHALTHFHLAMIQQKQGQQAESDRSLGIAMKLMDGRDPAELVEYGDGVCYGRLRELALLLQGASA
- a CDS encoding chemotaxis protein CheW, coding for MSPALLKPQNGAGTYLSVRIGSVLHAIPITAIAEILPALPIEPIVQCPPYVRGVVFVRGHLIPVLDGAARLQTPRVAATAEPNIVCLQVRNRLVGLEVDEALELVQFEAGTDFALSDLHATTQLVPAVVDYRGELLRVIDPEYLLSEQADAELLVH